In one Pseudomonas hydrolytica genomic region, the following are encoded:
- a CDS encoding FecR family protein → MSVPRLETSPMQQQPAPTPDSDTPLEQALDWLILLEDADEACQARFAQWLAASPANAEAFARAQRCWQSPALVSAAARLEQRRQPAPKRARRLGPGLAIAASLLLVVGITLHSDLLLRLRADHVTAVGQRQSLQLADGSRVLLNTDSAFTSRIDERQRVTQLLRGEAYFDVAKDSSRPFEVSAGPVRVSVRGTAFAVRYLGDAAEVSVEHGEIEVHARGNDTRIHLRGGDSIRVGPDGVGQRTRANSASQLAWVQGRLVFDDRPLHEVLDELRRYYPGWIINGNARLNDLRITGNYRLSEPASIMRSLAQVTSAQLHEYPALLILN, encoded by the coding sequence ATGAGCGTCCCACGCCTCGAGACCAGCCCCATGCAGCAGCAGCCGGCCCCCACTCCGGACAGCGATACGCCGCTCGAGCAGGCGCTGGACTGGCTGATCCTGCTGGAGGATGCCGACGAGGCCTGCCAGGCGCGCTTCGCCCAGTGGCTGGCCGCCTCGCCGGCCAACGCCGAAGCCTTTGCGCGCGCCCAGCGCTGCTGGCAATCGCCTGCCCTGGTGAGCGCCGCAGCGCGCCTGGAGCAGCGCCGGCAGCCGGCGCCGAAGCGCGCCCGACGCCTCGGCCCAGGCCTGGCCATTGCCGCTTCGTTGCTGCTGGTGGTCGGTATCACCCTGCACAGCGACCTGCTGCTGCGCCTGCGTGCCGACCACGTCACCGCGGTCGGCCAGCGCCAGAGCCTGCAGCTGGCCGACGGCTCGCGCGTGCTGCTCAACACCGACAGCGCCTTCACCAGCCGCATCGACGAGCGCCAGCGGGTCACCCAGCTGCTGCGCGGCGAAGCCTACTTCGACGTCGCCAAGGACAGCAGCCGGCCTTTCGAAGTCAGCGCCGGCCCGGTGCGGGTGTCGGTGCGCGGCACCGCCTTCGCCGTGCGCTACCTGGGCGACGCCGCCGAAGTCAGCGTCGAACACGGCGAGATCGAAGTGCATGCGCGCGGCAACGACACGCGCATCCATCTGCGCGGCGGCGACAGCATCCGCGTCGGCCCGGACGGGGTCGGCCAGCGCACCCGCGCCAACAGCGCCAGTCAGCTGGCCTGGGTGCAGGGGCGGCTGGTGTTCGACGACCGGCCGCTGCACGAAGTGCTGGATGAACTGCGCCGCTACTACCCGGGCTGGATCATCAACGGCAATGCCCGCCTGAACGACCTGCGCATTACCGGCAACTACCGCCTGAGCGAGCCGGCCAGCATCATGCGCTCGCTGGCCCAGGTGACCTCGGCGCAACTGCACGAGTACCCGGCGCTGCTGATCCTCAACTGA
- a CDS encoding TonB-dependent receptor, whose protein sequence is MPLHTRRPHFPRLSTASLSLLALSIACAGLPLAHATEPTPATQQHNQGGYHFAIERQPLVSALNSFSDITGWQVGLPAQLADGVSSPGTSGRLSAELALARLLEGTGLSYRSVGERSVILVRNPTQSIALQPMTVTATRREQSVSEVPSSVSVFGREQLDRQNVENIQDLVRYEPGVSVGGSGQRAGLTGYNIRGIDGNRVLTQIDGVEIPASFFYGPYAQTHRNYVDPEIVKRVEILRGPASALYGSSAIGGAVSYFTLDADDIIKSGREVGARLKTGYSSADDSWLKSATLAGRHEQFDALLHLSRRDGHETESYGDTGGSGLNRTRANPEDVRTTNLLAKLGWNYNDSDRLQLTYEKYKDDRDSNQLSAVGGPFNAGSGFGYYRSRNANDTITRERFGLEHRLALHNPVADTLKWSLNYQLAKTDQSTVENYVPTNFFTGAVTRDVMRYRDTYYKDRQWLFDAQLDKAFALGATDHLLTYGLTLKHQEVRGLRTGYGICNAAIGAACSGGVGSPSSNASDNLTPQSDFPDPTVTTYALFLQDEIRWAQWTFLPGLRYDRTHLDPTITERYQATAIGGGSEPSGASRTWQRVSPKLGVTYAFDDHYTWFGQYAEGFRTPTAKEMYGRFQNSNPSYIVEPNPDLDPEKSRGLETGLRGNFASGSFDLALFYNRYRDFLDEDAAGSRGAIPVFQSRNVSRASIRGVELKGRLDLDSFGAMDGLYTQGSIAYARGRNEETGEALNSINPLTGVFGLGYEQERFGALLSWTLVKRKTRIDDSSFNSPDGSGSQFASPGYGILDLTGHYRLSDDLTVNAGLYNLTDKKYWLWDDVRGYDDVGEAGVTSPANLDRLTQPGRNVSINLVWDI, encoded by the coding sequence ATGCCCCTTCACACCAGGCGCCCGCATTTCCCGCGACTGTCCACCGCCAGCCTGTCGCTGCTGGCACTCTCTATCGCCTGCGCCGGCCTGCCGCTGGCCCATGCCACCGAGCCGACGCCGGCGACGCAGCAGCACAACCAGGGCGGCTACCACTTCGCAATCGAGCGCCAGCCACTGGTCTCGGCGCTGAACAGCTTCAGCGACATCACCGGCTGGCAGGTGGGCCTGCCGGCGCAACTGGCCGATGGAGTCTCTTCGCCCGGTACCAGCGGGCGCCTTTCCGCCGAGCTGGCCCTGGCACGTCTGCTCGAAGGCACCGGCCTGAGCTACCGCAGCGTCGGCGAGCGCAGCGTGATTCTGGTACGCAACCCCACCCAGTCCATCGCCCTGCAGCCGATGACGGTCACCGCCACGCGCCGCGAACAGAGCGTCAGCGAGGTGCCCAGCTCGGTCAGCGTGTTCGGCCGCGAGCAGCTCGACCGGCAGAACGTGGAGAACATCCAGGACCTGGTGCGCTACGAACCCGGCGTCTCCGTCGGCGGCAGCGGCCAGCGCGCCGGCCTCACCGGCTACAACATCCGCGGCATCGACGGTAACCGCGTGCTGACGCAGATCGACGGCGTGGAAATACCGGCCAGCTTCTTCTATGGCCCCTACGCCCAGACCCATCGCAACTATGTCGACCCGGAAATCGTCAAGCGCGTGGAAATCCTCCGCGGCCCGGCCTCGGCCCTATATGGCAGCAGCGCCATCGGCGGTGCGGTGAGCTACTTCACCCTGGATGCCGACGACATCATCAAGAGCGGCAGGGAGGTCGGCGCGCGCCTGAAGACCGGCTACAGCTCGGCCGACGACAGCTGGCTCAAGTCGGCGACGCTGGCCGGCCGTCACGAACAGTTCGACGCCCTGCTGCACCTGTCCCGGCGCGACGGCCATGAGACCGAATCCTACGGCGACACCGGCGGCAGCGGCCTGAATCGCACACGGGCCAACCCCGAAGACGTGCGCACCACCAACCTGCTGGCCAAGCTGGGCTGGAACTACAACGACAGCGACCGCCTGCAACTGACCTACGAGAAATACAAGGACGACCGCGACAGCAACCAGCTGAGCGCCGTCGGCGGGCCGTTCAATGCCGGCAGCGGCTTCGGCTACTACCGCTCGCGCAACGCCAACGACACCATCACCCGCGAGCGTTTCGGCCTGGAACATCGCCTGGCGCTGCACAACCCGGTGGCCGACACGCTGAAATGGAGCCTGAACTACCAGCTGGCCAAGACCGACCAGAGCACGGTGGAAAACTACGTTCCCACCAACTTCTTCACCGGCGCGGTGACCCGCGACGTCATGCGCTATCGGGACACCTACTACAAGGATCGTCAGTGGCTATTCGACGCGCAGCTGGACAAGGCCTTTGCCCTGGGCGCCACCGACCACCTGCTGACCTATGGTCTGACCCTCAAGCATCAGGAGGTGCGCGGCCTGCGCACCGGCTACGGCATCTGCAACGCCGCCATTGGCGCCGCCTGCAGCGGCGGCGTCGGCTCGCCGAGCAGCAACGCCAGCGACAACCTGACGCCGCAGAGCGATTTCCCCGACCCGACCGTCACCACCTACGCCCTGTTCCTGCAGGACGAGATCCGCTGGGCGCAGTGGACCTTCCTGCCGGGCCTGCGCTACGACCGCACCCACCTCGATCCGACGATCACCGAGCGCTACCAGGCCACCGCCATCGGCGGCGGCAGCGAACCCAGCGGCGCCAGCCGAACCTGGCAGCGCGTCTCGCCCAAGCTCGGCGTCACCTATGCCTTCGATGATCACTACACCTGGTTCGGCCAGTACGCCGAGGGCTTCCGCACGCCGACGGCCAAGGAAATGTACGGGCGTTTCCAGAACTCGAACCCGTCCTACATCGTCGAGCCCAACCCGGATCTCGACCCGGAGAAGAGCCGCGGCCTGGAGACCGGCCTGCGCGGCAACTTCGCCAGTGGCAGCTTCGACCTGGCGCTGTTCTACAACCGCTACCGCGACTTCCTCGACGAAGATGCCGCTGGCAGCCGCGGCGCCATCCCCGTGTTCCAGAGCCGGAACGTCAGCCGTGCCAGCATCCGCGGCGTCGAACTGAAAGGCCGTCTCGATCTGGACAGCTTCGGCGCCATGGACGGCCTGTACACCCAGGGCTCCATCGCCTACGCCCGCGGTCGCAACGAGGAAACCGGCGAAGCGCTCAACAGCATCAACCCGCTGACCGGCGTGTTCGGCCTGGGCTACGAGCAGGAACGGTTCGGCGCCCTGCTGAGCTGGACCCTGGTCAAGCGCAAGACGCGTATCGACGACAGCAGCTTCAACAGCCCCGACGGCAGCGGCAGCCAGTTCGCCAGCCCTGGCTACGGCATCCTCGATCTGACCGGCCATTACCGACTGAGCGACGACCTGACCGTCAACGCCGGCCTGTACAACCTGACCGACAAGAAATACTGGCTGTGGGATGACGTGCGCGGCTACGACGACGTTGGCGAAGCGGGCGTGACCAGCCCAGCCAACCTCGACCGCCTGACCCAACCGGGGCGCAACGTCTCGATCAACCTGGTCTGGGACATCTGA
- a CDS encoding EAL domain-containing protein, which translates to MTATTSAVVHEVTPDPHQAERQFAADIAVERTRLLYQGSRLPTLLMLLVGLACSLLLWREGSAPLLAGWLAWVLLLVLLRLTQVNAFNAALPSRQVESYWRRNFLFGAGASGLTLAFAVIVLVPPDVFYQQALVYGLIAAAILSASVAYAVSLSAFLTFALPCLLPSAAFLLLSDNSLQRGWGLLSVILFLALLVVAWQVNRLVQRSLLQRFHNQALIANLEHAKQRAEGLNEELAREVEQRRRAERELRGAHGELEMRVAERTLELDEATHALGKSQARLALALEASELGLWDWDLESDQVHHSHLRELFGLEPEQVQVMLRDLTPRLHPDDLPRLRRALVEHMKGRSEDYQIEYRVRHVDGHWVWVEDRGRAVERDAAGRVRRMLGTRRDVSARRQQEQEQRLAATVFEAASEGIFILDPDYRVLAVNRAFSAVTGYSREEVVGRTVTSLIGSREIRRQYQMIRQELDGSGSWQGELIETRKSGELYPQWLQLNLVRDASGRPSHIVGFFADLTARREAEERLRYLSHYDELTGLANRSLFKERLHEASQRARQSGRSIALVHIDLDRFKLLNDSLGHEVADQLLRQMSRRLTQAVPEADCIARLSGDEFAILLDAYGSLSSLARVASRLLAKLRLPMDVGGHELVVSASLGISLLPDYAREIGALISQANMAVQHAKHLGGNTFQFFTDNLQACTLERLQLENQLRKAIEEGQLEVFYQPKLNLADDQLNAAEALVRWRHPQQGLVAPGEFIGLAEETGLIAPIGEFVLRQACRQARQWQQQGLAEIRVSVNISVYQLRQGNLTSLVRQVLEETGLAPQYLELELTESQLLDNVDSVVVTFRQLRELGVKLAIDDFGTGYSSLSYLKRFPVHYVKIDQTFIRDLSPGGEDAAITRAIIAMAHSLELKVVAEGVETQAQMDFLKSQNCDEIQGYLISRPVEAWAFAELLRAQRDDPLD; encoded by the coding sequence ATGACCGCCACCACCAGCGCCGTAGTACACGAGGTGACGCCGGACCCGCATCAGGCCGAACGCCAGTTCGCCGCGGACATCGCCGTCGAGCGCACCCGTCTGCTCTATCAGGGCTCGCGCCTGCCCACCCTGTTGATGTTGCTGGTCGGCCTGGCCTGCAGCCTGCTGCTGTGGCGCGAGGGCAGCGCGCCGCTGCTCGCCGGCTGGCTGGCCTGGGTGCTGTTGCTGGTGCTGCTGCGCCTGACTCAGGTGAATGCCTTCAATGCGGCGCTGCCCAGTCGCCAGGTCGAATCCTATTGGCGGCGCAACTTTCTCTTCGGCGCCGGCGCTTCGGGGCTGACCCTGGCCTTCGCGGTGATCGTGCTGGTGCCGCCGGACGTGTTCTATCAGCAGGCCCTGGTCTATGGCCTGATCGCCGCGGCGATCCTCTCGGCCAGCGTCGCCTATGCCGTCAGCCTGTCGGCCTTTCTCACCTTCGCCCTGCCCTGTCTGTTGCCCTCGGCAGCCTTTCTGCTGCTCAGTGACAACAGCCTGCAGCGCGGCTGGGGGCTGCTCAGCGTCATCCTCTTTCTCGCCCTGCTGGTGGTGGCCTGGCAGGTCAACCGTCTGGTGCAGCGCAGCCTGCTGCAGCGCTTTCACAACCAGGCGCTGATCGCCAACCTGGAACATGCCAAGCAGCGTGCCGAAGGCCTCAACGAGGAGCTGGCGCGCGAGGTGGAGCAGCGCCGCCGGGCCGAGCGCGAGTTGCGCGGCGCCCATGGCGAACTGGAGATGCGCGTGGCCGAGCGCACCCTGGAGCTGGACGAGGCGACCCACGCCCTGGGCAAGAGCCAGGCGCGTCTGGCGCTGGCGCTGGAGGCCAGCGAGCTGGGGCTGTGGGACTGGGACCTGGAGAGCGACCAGGTGCACCATTCGCACCTGCGCGAGCTGTTCGGCCTGGAGCCGGAGCAGGTTCAGGTGATGTTGCGCGACCTGACCCCGCGCCTGCATCCGGATGACCTGCCGCGCCTGCGCCGGGCGCTGGTGGAGCACATGAAGGGGCGCAGCGAGGACTATCAGATCGAATACCGCGTGCGCCACGTCGACGGCCACTGGGTCTGGGTCGAGGACCGTGGCCGTGCGGTCGAGCGCGATGCCGCCGGCCGCGTGCGACGCATGCTCGGCACCCGCCGCGACGTCAGCGCGCGGCGCCAGCAGGAGCAGGAACAGCGCCTGGCGGCGACGGTGTTCGAGGCCGCCAGCGAGGGCATCTTCATTCTCGACCCCGATTACCGCGTGCTGGCGGTCAACCGTGCGTTCAGTGCAGTGACCGGCTACAGCCGCGAGGAAGTGGTGGGGCGCACGGTGACCAGCCTGATCGGCAGCCGCGAGATACGCAGGCAGTACCAGATGATCCGCCAGGAGCTGGACGGCAGCGGCAGCTGGCAGGGCGAGCTGATCGAGACGCGCAAGAGCGGCGAACTCTACCCGCAGTGGCTGCAGCTGAATCTGGTGCGCGATGCCAGCGGGCGGCCCAGCCATATCGTCGGCTTCTTCGCCGACCTGACCGCGCGGCGCGAGGCCGAAGAGCGCCTGCGCTACCTGTCGCATTACGACGAACTCACCGGCCTGGCCAACCGCAGCCTGTTCAAGGAGCGCCTGCACGAGGCCAGCCAGCGCGCCCGGCAGAGCGGGCGCAGCATCGCCCTGGTGCATATCGACCTGGACCGCTTCAAGCTGCTCAACGACAGCCTCGGCCATGAGGTGGCCGACCAGCTGCTGCGCCAGATGAGCCGCCGCCTGACCCAGGCCGTGCCGGAAGCCGACTGCATCGCGCGGCTGTCGGGCGACGAATTCGCCATCCTTCTCGATGCCTACGGCAGCCTCTCCAGCCTGGCGCGGGTGGCCAGCCGGCTGCTGGCCAAGCTGCGACTACCGATGGACGTCGGCGGTCACGAGCTGGTGGTCAGCGCCTCGCTGGGCATCAGCCTGCTGCCGGACTATGCGCGCGAGATCGGCGCGCTGATCAGCCAGGCCAACATGGCCGTGCAGCATGCCAAGCACCTGGGCGGCAACACCTTCCAGTTCTTCACCGACAACCTGCAGGCCTGCACCCTGGAGCGCCTGCAACTGGAAAACCAGTTGCGCAAGGCTATCGAGGAGGGCCAGCTGGAGGTGTTCTACCAGCCCAAGCTGAACCTCGCCGACGACCAGCTCAATGCCGCCGAAGCCCTGGTGCGCTGGCGCCATCCGCAGCAGGGGCTGGTGGCGCCGGGCGAGTTCATCGGCCTGGCCGAGGAAACCGGGCTGATCGCGCCGATCGGCGAGTTCGTCCTGCGCCAGGCCTGTCGCCAGGCGCGCCAGTGGCAGCAGCAGGGGCTGGCGGAGATCCGCGTATCGGTGAACATCTCGGTGTATCAGCTGCGCCAGGGCAACCTCACCAGCCTGGTGCGCCAGGTGCTGGAAGAAACCGGCCTGGCCCCGCAGTACCTGGAGCTGGAGCTGACCGAGAGCCAGCTGCTGGACAACGTCGACAGCGTCGTCGTCACCTTCCGCCAGCTGCGCGAACTGGGAGTGAAGCTGGCCATCGACGATTTCGGCACCGGCTACAGCTCGCTCAGCTACCTCAAGCGTTTCCCGGTGCACTACGTGAAGATCGACCAGACCTTCATCCGCGACCTGTCGCCGGGCGGCGAGGATGCGGCGATCACCCGCGCCATCATCGCCATGGCGCACAGCCTGGAGTTGAAGGTGGTGGCCGAGGGCGTGGAAACCCAGGCGCAGATGGATTTTCTCAAGAGTCAGAACTGCGACGAGATCCAGGGCTACCTGATCAGCCGGCCGGTGGAGGCCTGGGCCTTCGCCGAGCTGTTGCGTGCGCAGCGCGACGATCCGCTGGACTGA
- the uvrD gene encoding DNA helicase II, protein MQNDPELLLASLNDAQVQAVAAPLGRQLVLAGAGSGKTRVLVHRIAFLIQAMGASPHSILSVTFTNKAAAEMRHRIEQMLGHNPAGMWVGTFHGLAHRLLRAHWQEAGLAENFQILDSDDQQRLIKRVIRELGLDEQRWPAKQAQWFINGQKDEGFRPQHIQAGGDLFLATMRGIYEAYEAACARTGVIDFSELLLRALDLWRDKPGLLEHYQRRFRHILVDEFQDTNAVQYAWLRLLAKGGDSLMVVGDDDQSIYGWRGARIENIQQFSSDFPDTQLIRLEQNYRSTAGILKAANALIANNNGRLGKELWTDGGEGEPLALYAAFNEHDEARYVVESIEDALRKDGLKRSEIAILYRSNAQSRVLEEALLRERIPYRIYGGQRFFERAEIKNAMAYLRLLDGRGNDAALERIVNVPARGIGEKTVESIREFARAQDLSMWEAIRRMLAVKALPGRAAGALGGFIELIEGLAEQVMAMPLHQMTQVVIEQSGLLAYHEAEKGEKGQARVENLEELVSAARAFENDEDDELTPLQAFLTHASLEAGDTQAAENEDSIQLMTLHSAKGLEFPLVFLVGMEEGLFPHKMSLEEPGRLEEERRLAYVGITRAMQKLVISYAETRRLYGSETYNKVSRFVREIPAPLIQEVRLSNSVSRPVSTSSMSGGSLFAGSAVPQTPFNLGQRVRHSLFGEGTILNFEGAGAQARVQVNFENEGSKWLMLAYAKLEAC, encoded by the coding sequence ATGCAAAACGACCCCGAACTCCTCCTCGCTTCGCTCAACGACGCCCAGGTCCAGGCCGTGGCCGCCCCGCTCGGCCGCCAGCTGGTGCTGGCCGGCGCCGGCTCGGGCAAGACCCGCGTGCTGGTGCACCGCATCGCCTTCCTGATCCAGGCGATGGGCGCCTCGCCTCACTCGATCCTGTCGGTGACCTTTACTAACAAGGCCGCCGCCGAGATGCGCCACCGCATCGAGCAGATGCTCGGCCACAACCCGGCCGGCATGTGGGTCGGCACCTTCCACGGCCTGGCCCATCGCCTGCTGCGCGCGCACTGGCAGGAGGCCGGGCTGGCCGAGAACTTCCAGATTCTCGACTCCGACGATCAGCAGCGCCTGATCAAGCGGGTGATCCGCGAACTGGGCCTGGACGAACAGCGCTGGCCGGCCAAGCAGGCGCAGTGGTTCATCAACGGGCAGAAAGATGAGGGGTTCAGACCCCAGCACATCCAGGCCGGCGGTGACCTGTTCCTGGCCACCATGCGCGGCATCTACGAGGCCTACGAGGCGGCCTGCGCACGCACCGGGGTGATCGACTTCTCCGAGCTGCTGCTGCGCGCCCTCGACCTGTGGCGCGACAAGCCGGGCCTGCTCGAGCATTACCAGCGGCGTTTCCGTCATATCCTGGTGGACGAGTTCCAGGACACCAACGCCGTGCAGTACGCCTGGCTGCGTCTGCTGGCCAAGGGCGGCGACAGCCTGATGGTGGTGGGCGACGACGACCAGTCGATCTACGGCTGGCGCGGCGCGCGCATCGAGAACATCCAGCAGTTCTCCAGCGACTTCCCCGACACCCAGCTGATCCGCCTGGAGCAGAACTACCGCTCCACCGCCGGCATCCTGAAAGCTGCCAACGCGCTGATCGCCAACAACAACGGGCGCCTCGGCAAGGAGCTGTGGACCGACGGCGGCGAGGGCGAGCCGCTGGCCCTGTACGCCGCCTTCAACGAACACGACGAAGCGCGCTACGTGGTCGAGAGCATCGAGGACGCCCTGCGCAAGGACGGCCTCAAGCGCAGCGAGATCGCCATTCTGTATCGCTCCAACGCCCAGTCTCGAGTGCTGGAAGAGGCGCTGCTGCGCGAGCGCATCCCCTACCGCATCTACGGCGGCCAGCGCTTCTTCGAGCGCGCCGAGATCAAGAACGCCATGGCCTATCTGCGCCTGCTCGACGGGCGCGGCAACGACGCGGCGCTGGAGCGCATCGTCAACGTGCCGGCACGCGGCATCGGCGAGAAGACGGTCGAGAGCATCCGCGAGTTCGCCCGCGCCCAGGACCTCTCCATGTGGGAGGCGATCCGCCGCATGCTCGCCGTCAAGGCGCTGCCCGGCCGTGCCGCCGGCGCGCTGGGCGGCTTCATCGAGCTGATCGAAGGCCTGGCCGAGCAGGTCATGGCCATGCCCCTGCACCAGATGACCCAGGTGGTCATCGAGCAGAGCGGCCTGCTCGCCTACCACGAGGCGGAAAAGGGCGAGAAGGGCCAGGCACGGGTGGAGAACCTGGAGGAACTGGTCAGCGCCGCGCGCGCCTTCGAGAACGACGAAGACGACGAGCTGACCCCGCTGCAGGCCTTCCTCACTCACGCCTCGCTGGAGGCCGGGGACACCCAGGCCGCCGAGAACGAGGACAGCATTCAACTGATGACCCTGCACAGCGCCAAGGGCCTGGAATTCCCGCTGGTATTCCTGGTTGGCATGGAAGAGGGTCTGTTCCCGCACAAGATGAGCCTGGAAGAACCGGGCCGACTGGAAGAAGAACGCCGCCTGGCCTATGTCGGCATTACCCGTGCCATGCAGAAGCTGGTGATCAGCTACGCCGAAACCCGGCGTCTCTACGGTAGCGAGACCTACAACAAGGTGTCGCGCTTCGTCCGCGAAATCCCCGCACCGCTGATTCAGGAAGTGCGTCTGAGCAACAGCGTCAGCCGTCCGGTGAGCACCAGCTCGATGAGCGGTGGCAGCCTGTTCGCCGGCAGCGCCGTGCCGCAGACACCCTTCAACCTGGGTCAACGGGTACGCCACAGCCTGTTCGGCGAGGGCACCATTCTCAACTTCGAGGGTGCCGGCGCCCAGGCACGGGTGCAGGTGAATTTTGAAAACGAAGGCAGCAAGTGGCTGATGTTGGCGTACGCCAAGCTGGAAGCCTGTTAG
- a CDS encoding TRAP transporter substrate-binding protein, with protein sequence MNRRNLFGAALALFAAIGLVGCKDDKAGSEQAAAKTAETFHWKMVTSWPKNFPGLGTAAERLAERINAMSAGRLTVKVYAAGELVPALEVFDAVSRGTAEMGHGTPYYWKGKVPAAQFFSSVPFGFSTLEMNAWLSHGGGQALWDETYAPYGVKPLSAGNTTMQMGGWFNKEINSLADIKGLKIRMPGLGGEVWSKLGAITVNLPGGEIFTSLQTGAIDATDWVGPYNDLAFGLHKAAKYYYFPGWQEPQAVVESMVNQKAFDALPADLQAIVVEAARAATLDMMNDYVFNNAKALQSLKSEGVQFKRLPDEVLQAMREQSGVVLESLAAENDLNGRIWASQKAFLEEASAMQSLTEKELYNWR encoded by the coding sequence ATGAATCGCCGCAATCTGTTCGGCGCCGCTCTGGCGCTGTTCGCCGCCATCGGCCTGGTTGGCTGCAAGGACGACAAGGCCGGTAGCGAGCAAGCCGCCGCCAAAACCGCAGAAACCTTCCATTGGAAGATGGTCACTTCCTGGCCGAAGAACTTCCCCGGCCTGGGCACCGCTGCCGAGCGCCTGGCCGAGCGTATCAACGCCATGAGCGCCGGACGTCTGACCGTCAAGGTCTACGCCGCCGGTGAGCTGGTGCCGGCGCTGGAAGTGTTCGACGCCGTCTCCCGCGGCACCGCCGAGATGGGCCACGGCACCCCGTACTACTGGAAGGGCAAGGTCCCGGCCGCGCAGTTCTTCAGCAGCGTGCCGTTCGGCTTCTCCACCCTGGAAATGAACGCCTGGCTCAGCCACGGCGGCGGTCAGGCGCTGTGGGACGAAACCTATGCCCCCTACGGCGTGAAACCGCTGTCGGCGGGCAACACCACCATGCAGATGGGCGGCTGGTTCAACAAGGAAATCAACAGCCTGGCCGACATCAAGGGCCTGAAGATCCGCATGCCGGGTCTTGGCGGCGAAGTCTGGAGCAAGCTCGGCGCGATCACCGTCAACCTGCCCGGCGGCGAGATCTTCACCTCCCTGCAGACCGGCGCCATCGATGCCACCGACTGGGTCGGCCCCTACAACGACCTGGCCTTCGGCCTGCACAAGGCAGCCAAGTACTACTACTTCCCGGGCTGGCAGGAGCCGCAGGCCGTGGTCGAATCCATGGTCAACCAGAAGGCCTTCGACGCGCTGCCGGCCGATCTGCAGGCCATCGTCGTCGAGGCCGCGCGCGCCGCCACCCTGGACATGATGAACGACTACGTGTTCAACAACGCCAAGGCGCTGCAAAGCCTGAAGAGCGAAGGCGTGCAGTTCAAGCGTCTGCCGGACGAAGTGCTGCAGGCCATGCGCGAGCAGTCCGGCGTGGTGCTCGAGTCCCTGGCCGCCGAGAACGACCTCAACGGCCGCATCTGGGCCTCGCAGAAGGCCTTCCTCGAAGAGGCCAGCGCCATGCAGTCGCTGACCGAGAAAGAGCTGTACAACTGGCGATGA
- a CDS encoding TRAP transporter substrate-binding protein has product MRLRSLLLLPLLTLGLIGCKDDSAPADQTAAPAQTFHWKMVTTWPKNAPGTGTAAERLAERVNAMSAGRLTIKVYAAGELVPALEVFDAVSRGTAELGHGTPYYWKGKVPAAQFFGAVPFGLSTQEMNAWLSKGGGQALWDEAYAPFGLKPLTAGNSTMQMGGWFNKEINSLADIRGLKIRMPGLGGEVWNRLGATTVVMPGGEIFTALQTGAIDATDWVSPYNDLAFGLQKAAKYYYYPGWQEPQSVLELLINQKAFDALPADLQAIVTEAARASTQDMMDDYVYHNALALDELKKSGTLLKRFPDEVLQAMQRETEQVLGELAAQSDLNGRIWASMQAFQALATSMHALSEKELYDWR; this is encoded by the coding sequence ATGCGTCTTCGTTCGCTGCTTCTACTGCCCCTGCTCACCCTCGGCCTGATCGGCTGCAAGGACGACTCCGCGCCGGCCGACCAGACCGCCGCGCCCGCCCAGACCTTCCACTGGAAGATGGTCACCACCTGGCCGAAGAACGCGCCTGGCACCGGTACCGCGGCCGAGCGCCTGGCCGAGCGCGTCAACGCCATGAGTGCCGGGCGCCTGACCATCAAGGTCTACGCCGCCGGCGAGCTGGTACCGGCGCTGGAAGTGTTCGATGCGGTGTCGCGCGGCACCGCCGAACTCGGCCACGGCACGCCCTATTACTGGAAGGGCAAGGTGCCGGCCGCGCAGTTCTTCGGTGCGGTGCCCTTCGGCCTGTCCACCCAGGAAATGAACGCCTGGCTGAGCAAGGGCGGCGGCCAGGCGCTGTGGGACGAAGCCTACGCGCCATTCGGCCTCAAGCCACTGACCGCCGGCAACAGCACCATGCAGATGGGCGGCTGGTTCAACAAGGAAATCAACAGCCTGGCCGACATCAGGGGCCTGAAGATCCGCATGCCGGGCCTTGGCGGCGAAGTCTGGAACCGCCTCGGCGCCACCACCGTGGTGATGCCGGGGGGCGAGATCTTCACCGCGCTGCAGACCGGCGCCATCGATGCCACCGACTGGGTCAGCCCCTACAACGACCTGGCCTTCGGCCTGCAGAAGGCGGCCAAGTACTACTACTACCCGGGCTGGCAGGAGCCGCAGTCGGTGCTCGAACTGCTGATCAACCAGAAGGCCTTCGATGCGCTGCCGGCCGACCTGCAGGCCATCGTCACCGAAGCGGCACGCGCCTCGACCCAGGACATGATGGACGACTACGTCTACCACAACGCCCTGGCCCTGGACGAGCTGAAGAAGAGCGGCACGCTGCTCAAGCGCTTCCCCGACGAGGTGCTGCAGGCCATGCAACGCGAGACCGAACAGGTGCTCGGCGAGCTGGCTGCGCAGAGCGACCTCAATGGCCGCATCTGGGCCTCGATGCAGGCCTTCCAGGCGCTCGCCACCTCGATGCATGCGCTGTCGGAAAAGGAGCTGTACGACTGGCGCTGA